A genomic segment from Vagococcus zengguangii encodes:
- a CDS encoding type I restriction-modification system subunit M — protein sequence MSQVATTTSKTLSQALWNSADILRSKMDANEYKTYLLSLVFYKYLSDKMLLKASELLESDTDDLAQAQRNFEEAFADEELRDELINAVKEDVSYVIEPKLTFTHLVDMVNKGKFQLEDLAQGFREIEQSSEIFENLFEDVDLYSKKLGPNSSKQNQTISALMKELATLDIAHNGDMLGDAYEYLIGEFAADSGKKAGEFYTPQPVSQLMTKIVMQGKENQKGFSVYDPTMGSGSLMLNAKKYSNEPGTIGYFGQELNTSTFNLARMNMILHGVDIENQHLNNADTLDGDWPTDEPTNFEAVLMNPPYSAKWSAEKGFLDDPRFSSYGVLAPKSKADFAFLLHGFYHLKDTGTMAIVLPHGVLFRGAAEGKIRQALLDQGAIDTVIGLPANIFFNTSIPTTIIILKKNRSSRDVFFIDASNDFEKAKTQNNLTPEHIEKILETYIKRENIEKYAHLASFEEIVENDFNLNIPRYVDTFEEEEPINLTELSNSMRATNKAIVQAETELYDMMKELTANNDETAQQLADLMSLLQVGE from the coding sequence GTGTCGCAAGTGGCAACTACAACGTCAAAAACATTATCACAAGCACTATGGAATTCAGCGGATATTTTGCGTTCTAAGATGGACGCTAATGAGTATAAAACCTATTTACTTAGCTTGGTGTTTTATAAGTACTTATCAGATAAAATGCTGTTAAAAGCTTCTGAGTTATTAGAATCCGATACAGATGATTTAGCACAAGCACAACGTAATTTTGAGGAAGCCTTTGCAGATGAGGAATTGCGTGATGAGCTAATTAATGCGGTAAAAGAAGATGTCTCGTATGTGATTGAACCTAAATTAACGTTTACTCATTTAGTGGACATGGTTAACAAAGGGAAGTTCCAATTAGAAGATTTAGCTCAAGGCTTCAGAGAGATAGAGCAGTCAAGTGAGATATTTGAAAATCTATTCGAAGATGTGGACTTATATTCAAAAAAATTAGGACCAAACAGCAGTAAACAAAATCAAACGATCTCAGCCTTAATGAAGGAATTAGCAACATTAGATATCGCACACAATGGCGATATGTTAGGCGATGCTTACGAGTATCTAATCGGAGAGTTTGCGGCCGATTCTGGTAAAAAAGCCGGCGAATTCTATACACCACAACCGGTATCACAGTTAATGACGAAAATTGTCATGCAAGGCAAAGAAAATCAAAAAGGCTTTTCTGTCTATGACCCGACGATGGGTTCAGGTTCCCTAATGTTGAATGCCAAGAAGTATTCGAATGAGCCTGGTACGATTGGTTATTTCGGACAAGAATTAAACACGTCTACATTCAACTTAGCGCGTATGAACATGATTCTACATGGAGTGGATATCGAGAACCAGCATTTGAATAATGCGGATACCTTGGATGGAGATTGGCCAACAGATGAGCCAACCAACTTCGAAGCAGTTCTAATGAACCCACCTTATTCTGCTAAGTGGTCTGCCGAAAAAGGTTTCTTAGATGATCCACGTTTTTCATCTTATGGGGTATTAGCGCCAAAATCAAAAGCCGATTTTGCGTTTCTATTACATGGTTTCTATCATTTAAAAGATACGGGAACAATGGCGATTGTCTTGCCTCATGGTGTCTTATTCCGTGGTGCAGCAGAAGGGAAGATTCGTCAAGCGTTGTTAGATCAAGGTGCGATTGATACTGTAATTGGTTTACCTGCTAATATCTTCTTCAATACAAGTATTCCAACGACGATTATTATTTTGAAAAAAAATCGTTCATCTCGTGATGTTTTCTTTATTGATGCATCAAATGACTTTGAAAAAGCGAAAACGCAAAATAATTTAACACCAGAGCATATTGAAAAAATATTAGAAACCTATATCAAGCGTGAAAATATTGAGAAATATGCCCACTTAGCTTCATTTGAAGAAATCGTTGAGAATGACTTTAACTTAAATATTCCACGTTACGTCGACACATTTGAGGAAGAAGAACCCATTAACCTAACTGAGTTATCTAATAGCATGAGAGCAACAAATAAAGCTATTGTACAAGCTGAAACTGAATTATATGACATGATGAAAGAATTAACAGCCAATAATGATGAAACAGCACAACAATTAGCTGATTTGATGAGTTTATTACAGGTAGGTGAGTAA
- a CDS encoding restriction endonuclease subunit S has translation MTKQPEIRFDGFSDDWEQRKLGEVSQIMSGGTPSTSTPEFWNGGIDWYSPVEIGDQIFVNGSQKKITELGLQKSSAKILPVGTVLFTSRAGIGNTAILAKEGCTNQGFQSIVPGDELDSYFIFSRTNELKRYGETNGAGSTFTEISGKQMAKMPILIPKMDEQKKIGAFFKTLDHAVALQNCKLEEMQLYKKAMLQKMFPKNGEKVPEIRFDGFNNDWEQRKIGELYKTYSGATPLRSKKENFINPTTPWIKTTDLRNMAIIFNEENISDIAANKLKLLPKNTVLIAMYGGFNQIGRTGLLTYSATINQALTALEPIDDVNSYFLITELNYRVNEWKKLAASSRKDPNITKKDVENFILYYPDLEEQQKIGAFFKSLDDIIDLQNNKVKKLKEMKKALLQKMFV, from the coding sequence ATAACTAAACAACCTGAAATACGATTTGACGGATTTAGTGACGATTGGGAACAGCGTAAGTTAGGTGAAGTTTCTCAAATAATGAGTGGAGGAACCCCAAGTACATCTACTCCTGAATTTTGGAACGGAGGCATAGATTGGTATTCTCCTGTAGAAATTGGCGACCAAATATTTGTGAATGGAAGTCAAAAAAAGATTACTGAACTGGGTCTACAAAAAAGTTCTGCTAAGATATTACCGGTAGGAACAGTTTTATTTACTTCTCGTGCAGGTATTGGAAATACAGCTATATTAGCAAAAGAAGGTTGTACCAATCAAGGATTTCAATCAATAGTACCTGGAGACGAATTAGATTCTTATTTTATTTTTTCAAGAACAAATGAGTTGAAAAGATATGGAGAAACCAATGGAGCTGGTTCAACTTTTACAGAAATTTCAGGTAAACAAATGGCTAAAATGCCGATACTTATTCCTAAAATGGACGAACAAAAGAAAATTGGTGCGTTTTTTAAGACCCTCGACCATGCTGTCGCTCTTCAGAATTGTAAGTTAGAAGAAATGCAATTATATAAAAAAGCCATGCTTCAAAAAATGTTTCCAAAAAATGGTGAAAAAGTACCTGAAATACGATTTGACGGATTTAATAACGATTGGGAACAGCGTAAGATTGGAGAATTATATAAAACGTATTCAGGTGCAACACCATTAAGAAGCAAAAAAGAAAATTTTATTAATCCTACAACTCCATGGATAAAAACAACTGATTTAAGGAATATGGCAATAATCTTTAACGAGGAAAATATCTCAGATATAGCAGCAAATAAATTAAAACTACTTCCAAAAAATACGGTGTTAATAGCAATGTATGGGGGATTTAACCAAATTGGTAGAACAGGTTTACTAACGTATTCTGCAACCATAAATCAAGCATTAACTGCGTTAGAACCTATTGATGATGTAAATTCATATTTTTTAATTACAGAATTAAATTATAGAGTCAATGAATGGAAAAAACTTGCAGCAAGTAGTCGAAAAGACCCTAATATAACAAAAAAAGATGTGGAAAATTTTATTCTTTATTATCCTGATTTAGAAGAACAACAAAAAATTGGAGCCTTCTTCAAGTCGTTGGATGATATTATCGATCTTCAAAATAATAAGGTGAAAAAGTTAAAAGAAATGAAGAAAGCACTATTGCAGAAAATGTTTGTTTAA
- a CDS encoding type I restriction endonuclease subunit R, which yields MYSFTSEEIMENNLIQQLITGESQWTYREDLRTEDDLWANFKQKLEANNKQVLNDVMLTNQEFQQIKNQLTFANFYRAAEWLSGENGIAKVEVQREDASLGTIRLIVMKNRDIAAGISSYEVINQYRSSKDSAQDRNRRFDVTLLINGLPMIHIELKNKREPYMDAFRQIDKYLKEGKFTGIFSSLQMFVVTNGVDTRYIAASISSKLKPAFLTKWVDKDNQPVTDYLDFAREVLSIPMAHRMVAHYSVLDNERKSLILLRPYQIHAIEAVKEASKHRQGGFVWHTTGSGKTLTSYKCARNLLQIPSIDKTIFIVDRIDLDQQTSASFNSYAQNDAIEINETENVSDLIKKLGNGDRSGIVVTTIQKLNHLIRRLNNKPDGRDYKKLSQLRVAFVVDECHRAVSAEKKNEIAEFFINSLWYGFTGTPIFKENAKDEKGNMARTTYEQYGECLHNYTVKEAIHDKAVLGFQVEYKATFEEEQLDEIVATVTGKELSEVETMDMMVREAKVPKKVYEEEEHMLAVINSIINKSSKKLGFNNGVGYTYNAILTTTSIAQAQKYYDLIKEVKAGHSSVKISEKIKRVLPDFPKVAITYSISENEESSEVNQTKMKEALLDYNAEFGTNFTIDTMRGYNSNVNDRLARKREKYQARSEQLDLVIVVDRLLTGFDAPCLSTIFIDRPPMPPHNLIQAFSRTNRIFDSKKEYGQVVTFQSPALFEESVKDALRLYSNGGENEVLAPEWEESKTAFIEAIHSLRQIAEEPENIDIDASPIEWLKKFAKAYQRVDKTFSAVQVYTEYEDEMLGTLFSITMPELENYHGKYQNALEKIKGEGPGPDDEIELDVEYELSSIKTDKINYEYILMLIQSFVPSGDDDIQLVHTMNDKTMQEVEKYLEDLARTNQTMANIVKGIWQDLQDNPENYRDKVISMEVEAVIEQAKQQFVEEVSKEWYVEEDKLAYYVDNYKHGKEHQLGASDLYKSADYNQYKTTAENPVIKLRYRSELFKQINQKIEENILPLREK from the coding sequence ATGTACTCATTTACTTCAGAAGAAATTATGGAAAATAACTTAATTCAACAATTAATTACAGGAGAATCGCAGTGGACGTATCGTGAAGATCTACGTACAGAAGATGATTTATGGGCTAATTTCAAACAAAAATTGGAAGCGAATAATAAACAAGTTTTGAATGATGTCATGTTAACGAACCAAGAATTTCAACAAATCAAAAATCAATTAACTTTTGCGAATTTTTATCGAGCGGCTGAATGGTTAAGTGGTGAGAATGGTATTGCGAAAGTCGAAGTGCAACGCGAAGATGCCTCGCTTGGTACCATTCGTCTAATCGTCATGAAGAACCGTGATATTGCAGCGGGTATTTCTTCTTATGAAGTCATTAATCAATATCGTTCAAGTAAAGATAGTGCACAAGACCGCAATCGTCGTTTTGATGTGACATTACTAATCAATGGGTTGCCTATGATTCATATTGAATTAAAAAATAAACGAGAACCTTATATGGATGCGTTCCGTCAGATTGATAAATACTTAAAAGAAGGTAAGTTTACCGGTATTTTCTCAAGCCTACAGATGTTTGTCGTGACAAACGGCGTTGATACTCGCTACATTGCGGCTTCAATTAGTAGTAAACTAAAGCCGGCTTTCTTAACAAAATGGGTTGATAAAGACAATCAACCTGTGACGGATTATTTAGATTTTGCTCGAGAGGTCTTATCTATTCCAATGGCTCATAGAATGGTTGCGCACTATTCTGTTCTCGATAATGAACGTAAGTCGTTGATTCTTCTACGTCCGTATCAAATTCACGCAATTGAAGCGGTTAAAGAGGCTTCTAAGCATCGTCAAGGTGGTTTTGTCTGGCATACGACCGGTTCAGGAAAAACGCTAACCAGTTATAAGTGTGCTCGTAACTTATTACAAATCCCATCAATTGATAAGACGATTTTTATTGTCGATCGAATTGACTTGGACCAACAAACATCTGCGTCATTTAACTCTTACGCGCAAAATGACGCGATTGAGATTAATGAAACAGAAAATGTCTCCGATTTAATCAAAAAATTAGGAAATGGTGACCGGTCAGGCATCGTAGTGACGACTATTCAGAAGTTAAACCATTTAATCAGACGATTAAATAATAAGCCAGACGGACGAGATTACAAAAAACTATCGCAATTACGCGTCGCTTTTGTCGTGGATGAATGTCATCGAGCGGTGAGTGCAGAGAAGAAAAACGAGATAGCGGAATTTTTCATTAATTCATTATGGTATGGTTTTACTGGAACCCCAATTTTTAAGGAAAACGCTAAAGATGAAAAAGGGAATATGGCCCGAACTACTTATGAGCAATATGGTGAATGTTTACATAACTATACAGTGAAAGAAGCTATTCATGATAAAGCAGTATTAGGTTTTCAAGTAGAATATAAGGCCACCTTTGAGGAAGAACAATTGGATGAGATTGTTGCAACTGTGACCGGTAAAGAGTTATCCGAAGTTGAAACAATGGACATGATGGTCCGTGAAGCTAAAGTACCTAAGAAGGTTTATGAAGAAGAGGAACATATGCTGGCGGTTATTAATTCTATCATCAACAAGTCTTCCAAGAAATTAGGTTTTAACAACGGTGTTGGGTACACGTATAATGCTATTTTAACTACGACATCAATTGCCCAAGCCCAAAAGTATTATGACTTGATTAAAGAAGTAAAAGCAGGTCATTCATCGGTGAAAATATCAGAAAAAATTAAACGCGTCTTGCCAGATTTTCCTAAAGTAGCGATTACTTATTCGATTAGTGAGAATGAAGAATCTTCAGAGGTGAATCAGACGAAGATGAAGGAAGCGTTGTTGGATTACAATGCTGAATTTGGCACTAATTTTACCATTGATACGATGAGAGGTTATAACAGTAATGTGAACGACCGTCTGGCTCGTAAGAGAGAAAAGTATCAAGCCAGAAGTGAACAGTTAGACTTAGTCATTGTAGTGGACCGTCTGCTTACAGGATTTGATGCTCCATGTTTATCGACTATCTTTATTGATCGTCCGCCTATGCCGCCTCATAACTTGATACAGGCATTTTCTCGAACGAATCGTATCTTTGACTCTAAGAAGGAATACGGCCAAGTGGTGACGTTCCAGTCGCCTGCTTTGTTTGAAGAAAGCGTGAAAGATGCCTTACGTTTGTATTCAAACGGTGGAGAGAATGAAGTATTAGCGCCGGAATGGGAAGAATCGAAAACGGCTTTTATTGAAGCAATCCACAGCCTAAGACAAATAGCGGAAGAACCTGAGAACATTGATATTGATGCCTCTCCAATCGAATGGTTGAAGAAGTTTGCAAAAGCTTATCAGCGCGTGGATAAGACGTTTAGTGCGGTTCAAGTTTATACAGAATATGAAGATGAGATGTTGGGCACCCTTTTCTCAATCACGATGCCTGAATTAGAAAATTATCATGGGAAATACCAAAACGCGTTAGAAAAAATTAAAGGCGAAGGACCTGGCCCTGATGATGAGATTGAATTAGATGTGGAATACGAGTTGTCGTCTATCAAGACAGACAAGATAAACTACGAGTATATTTTAATGTTAATCCAATCATTTGTCCCAAGCGGTGATGATGACATTCAATTGGTACATACGATGAATGACAAAACGATGCAAGAAGTTGAGAAGTACTTAGAAGACCTTGCACGCACCAATCAAACCATGGCTAATATTGTCAAAGGAATTTGGCAAGATTTACAAGACAACCCTGAAAATTACCGTGATAAAGTAATTTCAATGGAAGTAGAAGCTGTCATTGAGCAAGCCAAGCAACAATTTGTCGAAGAAGTTTCAAAGGAATGGTATGTTGAAGAAGATAAATTGGCCTATTATGTAGATAATTACAAACACGGAAAAGAACATCAATTAGGCGCCAGTGATTTATATAAGAGTGCTGATTACAATCAATACAAAACAACCGCTGAAAATCCAGTCATCAAATTGAGATATAGAAGTGAACTGTTTAAACAAATTAATCAGAAGATTGAAGAAAATATTTTACCGTTACGAGAGAAGTAA
- a CDS encoding Y-family DNA polymerase, translating into MGLFSQNPTFDYNKEPSRDILCIDCKSFYASVECVERNLNPLTAKLVVMSYPSDNPRERGSGLILASSPAAKKAFGISNVSRARDLPYPYPDDLVIAPPRMKVYMEKNKEINAIYKKYADESNHHVYSVDESFLDVTDGMTMYGVKTAYEMARLIQRDVYHQIGIYTTVGIGDNPLLAKLALDNEAKHNKDMKAEWRYEDVATKLWGIQDITDFWAIGSKTADRLRKLGIYSIKDLAHADYYKIKQHMGVVGTQLYAHSWGIDRTYIGQDYTPKSKSVGNSQVLPRDYRDAKEIEIVITEIADQVGTRLRRMGAKASTISLGIGFSLGYLNHEGRGGFRKQLKVHPTNNSREMAQYLLQLFRENYEGEYVRNIAINATNLTYTSALQLDLFKEPDVQVNNVKVDYVVDTIRKKYGFTSMVHANSLLEGGRAIARAGLVGGHAGGMGGI; encoded by the coding sequence ATGGGATTATTCAGTCAAAATCCTACATTTGATTATAATAAGGAACCCTCACGAGATATTTTGTGTATTGATTGCAAGAGTTTTTATGCCTCAGTGGAATGTGTAGAACGCAATCTTAACCCATTAACAGCGAAGTTGGTGGTGATGAGCTATCCGAGTGATAATCCTCGTGAAAGGGGTAGTGGCTTGATATTAGCCAGCTCACCCGCTGCGAAAAAAGCGTTTGGCATCTCTAATGTGAGTCGAGCGAGAGATTTACCTTATCCATATCCGGATGATTTGGTAATTGCTCCACCTCGTATGAAAGTGTACATGGAGAAAAATAAAGAAATTAACGCTATTTATAAGAAATATGCCGATGAGAGTAATCATCATGTCTATTCAGTTGATGAGAGTTTTTTAGATGTTACCGATGGCATGACCATGTATGGTGTAAAAACGGCTTATGAGATGGCCAGACTCATTCAACGAGATGTTTATCATCAAATAGGTATCTACACGACGGTTGGTATCGGAGATAATCCATTACTGGCAAAATTAGCGTTAGATAATGAGGCAAAGCATAATAAGGACATGAAAGCCGAATGGCGTTATGAAGATGTAGCGACTAAACTATGGGGTATTCAGGATATTACGGATTTCTGGGCAATAGGAAGCAAAACTGCTGATAGATTACGAAAACTCGGTATTTATAGTATTAAGGATCTGGCTCATGCCGATTATTACAAAATCAAACAACACATGGGTGTGGTTGGGACGCAACTCTATGCGCATTCATGGGGAATTGATCGCACCTATATTGGACAAGATTATACACCTAAGTCTAAATCCGTTGGCAACTCACAAGTCTTACCTCGTGATTACCGAGATGCGAAAGAAATTGAGATTGTTATTACTGAAATTGCTGACCAGGTAGGGACGCGCTTACGTCGAATGGGTGCCAAAGCCAGTACTATTAGTTTAGGAATCGGCTTTTCACTGGGATACCTTAATCATGAGGGACGTGGTGGCTTCCGCAAGCAACTCAAGGTACATCCTACAAACAACAGTCGAGAAATGGCCCAGTACTTATTACAGTTGTTCAGAGAGAATTATGAGGGAGAATATGTCCGAAATATTGCCATTAATGCCACAAATCTCACTTATACAAGCGCACTACAATTAGACTTATTTAAAGAACCGGACGTACAAGTTAATAATGTGAAAGTCGATTATGTGGTCGATACGATACGTAAAAAATATGGGTTTACCTCCATGGTTCATGCGAATAGCTTATTAGAAGGCGGTAGAGCCATTGCGCGTGCAGGATTAGTTGGTGGTCATGCAGGTGGAATGGGAGGCATATAA
- a CDS encoding helix-turn-helix domain-containing protein: MIEKLLDNEDAKKYKVVKFIQKQRNRYISIEEIIAETGISSKKIKEIINEIEQDENEIYPNCSKNQINYHKKMVIKSTDYNPYHYLKFYLKRSLKYKWLEDIFLEKQINLEEEALEYHISTSTIYRRWKEFKRDILDMGLSIKKTARQRYRISGEEPTIRYLYYRIFMLIDCPIPLNKELEDETYHYLVNQNYGIAEGSIISFQTMLAVTIQRSLKNPINSTKKNDFSLIEFKYSRDLFLERFFKFFKKYGRSETVISKELDFLFFFLTTENTHDISEFKNEVMDSTELSDCKYFNILTDFKNEIIEKRFELNLNNAELFCFYVNTYYGLRRNDLFKNAVNIVIEGEMPIAFECFKEKIKDYQFYHMLPLKQLFILLEPIMKLEQKVIKILLINRNGDLVTKEIERMIEEEARFSPVFSKRLLDKPDIVISDGPLLEYTSLPVFYLSQLPNKFEILSIVEEIHERFEKKTSS; this comes from the coding sequence ATGATTGAAAAATTGTTAGATAATGAAGATGCAAAAAAGTATAAAGTGGTTAAATTCATTCAAAAACAGAGAAACAGATATATTAGTATCGAGGAAATCATAGCAGAAACAGGTATTTCCTCAAAAAAAATCAAAGAGATAATCAATGAAATTGAACAAGATGAAAATGAAATTTATCCTAATTGTTCAAAAAATCAAATTAATTATCATAAAAAAATGGTAATTAAATCAACGGACTATAATCCGTATCATTACCTTAAATTTTATCTAAAAAGGAGCTTGAAATATAAATGGTTGGAGGATATTTTTCTTGAAAAACAAATAAATTTAGAGGAAGAAGCTCTGGAATACCACATTAGCACCTCTACGATTTACCGAAGATGGAAGGAATTTAAGCGAGATATATTAGATATGGGACTTTCTATTAAAAAAACAGCGAGACAACGTTACCGAATTTCAGGTGAGGAGCCTACCATTAGGTACCTTTATTATCGAATCTTTATGTTAATCGATTGTCCAATCCCTTTGAATAAAGAATTGGAAGATGAGACATATCATTATCTCGTTAATCAAAATTATGGCATTGCAGAGGGAAGTATCATTTCATTTCAAACAATGCTGGCTGTTACAATTCAGAGATCTTTAAAAAATCCTATTAATTCGACTAAAAAAAATGATTTTTCTTTAATTGAATTTAAGTACAGTCGGGATTTATTTTTAGAGAGATTTTTTAAATTCTTTAAAAAATATGGAAGAAGTGAAACTGTCATATCAAAAGAATTGGATTTTTTATTTTTCTTTCTGACAACGGAAAATACTCACGACATATCTGAATTTAAAAACGAAGTAATGGATTCTACTGAACTGTCGGATTGCAAGTATTTTAATATTTTAACTGATTTTAAAAACGAAATCATTGAAAAAAGATTTGAATTGAACCTTAATAATGCGGAATTGTTTTGTTTTTACGTCAATACTTATTATGGTTTGAGGAGGAATGATTTATTTAAAAATGCCGTAAATATTGTTATAGAGGGCGAAATGCCCATAGCTTTCGAGTGCTTCAAGGAAAAGATAAAGGATTATCAATTCTATCACATGCTACCGTTAAAACAATTATTTATATTGTTAGAGCCTATTATGAAATTGGAACAGAAGGTGATAAAAATATTGCTAATTAACAGAAATGGAGACCTGGTTACCAAAGAGATAGAAAGGATGATCGAAGAAGAAGCACGATTTTCTCCAGTATTTTCTAAAAGACTATTAGATAAACCCGATATAGTTATTTCTGATGGTCCACTATTAGAATACACAAGCTTACCAGTATTTTACTTATCCCAGTTACCTAACAAATTTGAAATATTATCAATCGTAGAAGAAATTCATGAAAGGTTTGAAAAAAAAACAAGCAGTTAA